In the genome of Acetomicrobium thermoterrenum DSM 13490, one region contains:
- a CDS encoding DUF3798 domain-containing protein, with protein MRKAWGLLVVAMAVLLLGTGLAFAEAPYHIGIVTGTVSQSEDDLRGAERLIEEYGDVASGGIIQHITYPDNFMQEMETTISQIAGLSDDPLMKAIIVNQSIPGTTEAFRRVKERRPDILCFAGEAHEDPGVIESVADLAINVHNIYRGYLIPLAAKKMGATDFVHISFPRHMSYELLSRRRNIMEAACNDIGLKFHFETAPDPVSDVGVAGAQQFILEKVPAWLEKYGPNTAFFCTNDAHTEPLLRQIVAHGGYFVEADLPSPLMGYPGALGIDLSAEKGDFQAITKKIEEVIIEKGASGRLGTWVYSYGYTTTAGLGELAIRILDGKAEISLEDLVACYEKFTPGATWNCGYYVDLNTGIEKTNHMLVYQDTYVFGKGFLEMTKVEVPEKYLTIK; from the coding sequence ATGAGGAAGGCTTGGGGTCTACTGGTTGTTGCGATGGCAGTGTTGCTACTAGGGACAGGCCTTGCTTTTGCGGAAGCTCCGTACCACATCGGCATCGTGACAGGAACGGTTTCTCAGTCCGAAGATGACCTAAGGGGGGCCGAGCGTTTAATCGAGGAATATGGCGATGTAGCCAGCGGAGGTATCATTCAGCATATCACCTACCCTGACAATTTCATGCAAGAGATGGAGACCACTATTAGCCAGATTGCCGGGCTTTCCGATGATCCCTTGATGAAGGCAATCATCGTCAACCAATCCATCCCCGGAACCACCGAGGCATTTAGGCGCGTAAAGGAAAGAAGGCCTGATATCCTTTGCTTCGCCGGAGAAGCACACGAAGACCCCGGAGTTATCGAATCCGTAGCCGACCTTGCGATCAACGTACACAACATCTACAGAGGTTACCTAATACCTCTTGCCGCCAAGAAGATGGGGGCTACTGACTTCGTCCACATATCCTTCCCTCGCCATATGAGCTACGAGCTGCTATCGAGAAGGCGCAACATAATGGAAGCAGCATGTAACGACATAGGCCTTAAATTCCACTTCGAGACGGCACCGGATCCCGTAAGCGATGTGGGAGTAGCGGGAGCACAGCAGTTCATACTCGAAAAAGTCCCGGCATGGCTTGAAAAATACGGACCCAATACTGCCTTTTTCTGCACCAACGACGCCCACACCGAACCTTTGCTCAGGCAAATAGTCGCTCACGGCGGATACTTCGTAGAAGCCGATCTGCCTTCGCCTCTGATGGGATACCCCGGAGCATTGGGAATTGACCTCTCTGCCGAGAAGGGCGATTTTCAGGCCATAACCAAGAAGATCGAAGAGGTAATCATTGAAAAAGGTGCATCCGGACGATTGGGAACCTGGGTTTACTCCTACGGCTATACGACTACTGCAGGATTAGGTGAGCTGGCAATACGCATCCTCGATGGAAAGGCCGAGATATCCCTGGAAGACCTGGTAGCCTGCTATGAAAAATTCACTCCCGGCGCTACGTGGAACTGCGGTTATTACGTGGACCTCAACACAGGCATAGAAAAGACAAATCACATGTTGGTGTACCAAGATACATATGTCTTCGGTAAGGGCTTCCTCGAGATGACCAAGGTTGAAGTTCCGGAGAAATATCTAACCATTAAGTAA
- a CDS encoding transposase — PNLKGFYWAKERLRDVYRAKEKNEAAKLLDLIIMNLKASDDAELYRWGNTLKRWRQPILNYFDNKTTNAYTEGCNTKVKMLKRISFGLRNVEVYTKKIMLGFLPPECFHTI, encoded by the coding sequence CCAAACCTCAAAGGCTTCTACTGGGCCAAGGAACGCTTAAGGGACGTATATAGAGCGAAGGAGAAGAACGAGGCAGCCAAGCTTTTAGACCTGATCATCATGAACCTGAAGGCTTCTGACGATGCCGAGTTGTACAGGTGGGGCAATACCCTAAAACGGTGGCGACAGCCTATATTAAACTACTTCGACAACAAAACTACCAATGCCTATACCGAAGGATGTAATACGAAGGTGAAGATGCTAAAACGAATCTCCTTTGGTCTTAGAAACGTAGAGGTCTACACAAAAAAGATAATGTTGGGATTCTTACCACCGGAGTGTTTCCACACTATTTGA